A window from Cryptomeria japonica chromosome 1, Sugi_1.0, whole genome shotgun sequence encodes these proteins:
- the LOC131071190 gene encoding uncharacterized protein LOC131071190 produces the protein MPRLREQPMEQHKHTEALQPQRPPILTYQRRKRKQSEGSSSLFTVEKGSDILKLPVQNPLCKEFSSSHLTWAKVEGHNHTVEDVALIPYSRVEDFLKGESENVECPTRFRIENGRKKSRLSSSKERKPDEYTEFRLYWCAFGPDNYEEGGIALPSRKFRTGGRKRAVRPQAMRGCMCHFIIKRLFSQPSTAVIVYNQRQHVDRTGSVCHGPLDRNALAPRTMTHPYVPNELRQQAMSMIYLGISEESILQKHIEDSETFGGSANGGDLASKFVQKLEMVIRRSSYELDPDDLLSIRKWIERHQNYVFFFQDSSDTDPFILGIQTEWQLQQMICFGNNSIIVADTTFGINKLKYPLYTLLVFDSNQHALPVAWVITPSSASDDVRKWMGALNDRIRSKHPSWKLNGFTVDDAATEIAAIRDVFQCPILLCVWRVRRAWLKNITKKCSNVEVRREMFKRLGHIMYSPWTGVDSVDAIAEFVQDFVDQSVFLKYFKLKWMPKIEMWLAAMRILPIASQETCGAIEAYHIGLKARLFDELDMGACQRIDWLVHKLTTEVHSCYWLDRYAEESGLLGSIREQYISPTSWYRALQIPDTDVILDDQDLRYAKVISQSDPTQTHVVWNPGSEFALCDCLWSMQGYLCKHVIKVNMVFCDRQLAQPSMAFHTYHHVLLNMWHNSPDDSIALDHASAHAVQMQQNLKKIVDLYACEGVSSMVKSFSIAWIGKKCRTSRLRAVTAGHEDSMGRIIVAPDQNDEHQDSMAGNNVAPDQNVEHQDSVVGNTVALDQNVDIQDRSGGNTVALGQNAECQDSMVVNTVAPGQNAEHQDLMDGNTVPLGQNTVVIQVRDSSTINRKKWKVKLKGRAK, from the exons GTAGAAAAAGGAAGTGATATTCTCAAGCTTCCAGTGCAAAATCCACTCTGCAAAGAGTTTTCTTCATCTCATCTTACTTGGGCCAAGGTGGAGGGACATAATCATACAGTTGAAGATGTGGCTCTTATACCTTATTCCAGAGTTGAAGATTTTTTGAAAGGCGAGTCTGAGAATGTtgaatgccctacaagatttcgtattgaaaatggaagaaaaaagTCAAGATTGAGCAGCTCAAAAGAGCGAAAGCCTGATGAATATACTGAATTTAGACT CTATTGGTGTGCATTTGGACCTGATAACTATGAGGAGGGTGGAATTGCGTTGCCTAGCAGAAAGTTTAGAACAGGTGGAAGAAAACGGGCTGTGCGACCACAAGCAATGCGAGGCTGCATGTGTCACTTCATAATTAAACGCTTGTTTAGCCAACCATCTACTGCTGTAATTGTATATAACCAGCGACAACATGTTGATCGTACAGGTTCAGTTTGCCATGGACCCCTTGACAGGAATGCTCTTGCACCTCGAACCATGACGCATCCCTATGTCCCAAATGAGCTTCGCCAACAAGCCATGTCAATGATATATTTGGGAATTTCAGAGGAAAGTATATTGCAGAAACACATTGAAGATTCAGAGACATTTGGTGGTTCTGCTAATGGAGGTGACCTGGCTTCCAAGTTTGTACAGAAATTAGAGATGGTTATTAGAAGGTCCTCGTATGAATTGGATCCAGATGATCTATTGAGTATACGGAAGTGGATTGAAAGACATCAGAATTATGTGTTTTTCTTCCAGGATTCTTCTGATACAGATCCCTTCATATTGGGGATTCAAACAGAGTGGCAGTTGCAGCAAATGATTTGTTTTGGTAACAACAGTATTATAGTAGCCGACACAACTTTTGGAATCAACAAGCTCAAG TATCCTTTGTACACTCTTCTTGTCTTTGATTCAAACCAACATGCTCTCCCTGTTGCATGGGTCATTACACCTAGTTCTGCTAGTGATGATGTCCGAAAATGGATGGGTGCACTTAATGATAGAATTCGTTCAAAGCATCCCTCGTGGAAGCTGAATGGCTTTACAGTTGATGATGCAGCCACAGAGATTGCTGCCATTAG AGATGTATTTCAGTGTCCTATATTGCTCTGCGTGTGGCGTGTCCGTCGAGCATGGCTTAAGAACATCACAAAGAAGTGTAGCAATGTAGAGGTACGGCGGGAGATGTTTAAGCGCCTTGGGCATATCATGTATAGTCCTTGGACAGGTGTTGATTCTGTAGATGCCATCGCAGAGTTTGTGCAGGATTTTGTAGACCAAAGTGTCTTTTTGAAATACTTTAAATTGAAGTGGATGCCCAAAATAG AGATGTGGCTTGCTGCCATGAGAATTCTCCCAATTGCAAGTCAGGAGACATGTGGAGCAATTGAAGCATACCATATTGGACTGAAGGCTAGGTTATTTGATGAATTGGACATGGGTGCATGTCAGCGCATTGATTGGTTGGTACACAAGCTAACTACTGAAGTGCACTCTTGCTATTGGCTTGATCGATATGCAGAAGAGAGCGGCTTGCTTGGAAGCATAAGAGAGCAATACATAAGTCCCACGTCATGGTACAGGGCACTCCAAATTCCCGATACTGATGTTATCTTGGATGATCAAGATCTCCGGTATGCAAAGGTTATTAGCCAAAGTGATCCCACACAAACACATGTTGTCTGGAATCCTGGATCAGAGTTTGCGCTTTGTGATTGTTTGTGGTCAATGCAAGGCTATCTTTGCAAGCATGTTATTAAGGTCAATATGGTCTTTTGCGATCGTCAGCTGGCCCAGCCTTCAATGGCTTTTCACACATACCATCATGTTTTGCTCAATATGTGGCATAATTCGCCTGATGACTCAATTGCTCTTGACCATGCTTCAGCACATGCTGTTCAAATGCAGCAGAACCTTAAAAAAATAGTTGACCTTTATGCTTGTGAAGGTGTTTCCTCTATGGTTAAGTCATTTTCTATTGCATGGATTGGAAAGAAATGTAGAACATCTAGACTTAGAGCTGTTACAGCTGGGCATGAAGATTCAATGGGCAGGATTATTGTTGCACCAGATCAAAATGATGAGCATCAAGATTCAATGGCTGGGAATAATGTTGCACCAGATCAGAATGTGGAGCATCAAGATTCAGTGGTTGGTAACACTGTGGcactagatcagaatgttgatattCAAGATCGAAGTGGTGGGAACACTGTTGCACTGGGTCAGAATGCTGAGTGCCAAGATTCAATGGTTGTAAACACTGTTGCACCGGGTCAGAATGCTGAGCATCAAGATTTAATGGATGGAAACACTGTTCCACTCGGTCAAAATACTGTTGTAATTCAAGTTAGAGATTCATCTACCATAAATAGAAAGAAATGGAAAGTAAAGTTGAAGGGACGAGCAAAGTGA